In Macadamia integrifolia cultivar HAES 741 chromosome 5, SCU_Mint_v3, whole genome shotgun sequence, a single window of DNA contains:
- the LOC122078268 gene encoding UV-B-induced protein At3g17800, chloroplastic-like, producing the protein MDCCVPYRRIPINGALPSAVKSEWDFKVLSRFSSSDISRNLSVSSQRRVKLGFGGRIGDWNDRRSIRKVSISAASAESSHCGYKTVVWPLEPRSSAGKFLSIVLQNQRFLFDLAVTEQLNESAFDRDGAISRKQHSEGSPESCLHRRIAELKEQECQIVVEDVMYMLIVKKFSEIQVTMVPRLSRCIRHGRVEGWSSKEKELESIHSVEVLKMVREHVATILGWRGTSSETQSRIGRTTTQLRRLKLGQIYAASVMYGYFLKSACLRHNLDQRLALTNHDPPHGHGIQVPLAEFHGHGLENLNDLSDDSTDTWATLLCQVSGKQEKLRSYVMGFDPEMLQRCAKIKSQEAVNIIEKHSWALFGDEMGALESDDQMIDITFDSIKRLVLEAVTFGSFLWDVEGYVDSLYRLKENSS; encoded by the exons ATGGACTGTTGTGTACCCTACAGAAGAATCCCCATTAACGGAGCTTTACCCTCTGCGGTAAAGTCTGAATGGGATTTCAAGGTTTTATCGAGGTTCTCTTCTTCGGACATTTCTCGCAATCTCAGCGTTTCTTCTCAG AGAAGGGTTAAATTGGGTTTTGGAGGACGGATTGGGGATTGGAATGATAGGAGATCGATTCGAAAAGTGTCGATCTCGGCTGCAAGTGCGGAATCAAGTCACTGTGGATATAAAACTGTAGTTTGGCCCCTTGAGCCAAGGTCGTCTGCTGGGAAATTCCTCAGCATTGTATTGCAGAACCAGCGCTTCCTTTTCGATCTTGCTGTGACCGAGCAGTTGAATGAGTCAGCTTTCGACAGGGATGGAGCCATCTCCCGCAAGCAACACAGTGAGGGTTCTCCAGAATCCTGTCTTCACAG GAGGATTGCTGAACTGAAAGAGCAGGAGTGCCAAATTGTTGTTGAAGATGTCATGTACATGCTTATTGTTAAAAAATTCTCTGAGATCCAAGTCACTATGGTTCCAAGGCTCTCTAGATGCATCCGTCATGGGAGAGTAGAGGGATGGTCATCAAAGGAGAAGGAACTCGAGTCCATTCACAGTGTTGAAGTCCTGAAGATGGTAAGGGAACATGTTGCCACCATCCTTGGTTGGAGAGGGACATCCAGTGAGACTCAAAGTAGGATTGGTAGGACAACCACCCAATTGCGAAGGCTGAAGCTTGGCCAAATCTATGCTGCGTCCGTTATGTATGGATATTTCCTGAAGTCAGCGTGCTTGAGACACAACCTGGATCAGCGTCTAGCTCTGACCAACCATGACCCTCCTCATGGGCATGGGATACAAGTTCCACTTGCAGAGTTCCACGGCCATGGATTAGAGAACCTTAATGATCTCAGCGACGACTCAACTGATACCTGGGCCACCTTATTGTGTCAAGTGTCAGGGAAGCAGGAGAAGCTTAGAAGTTATGTCATGGGGTTTGACCCTGAGATGTTGCAGAGATgtgcaaaaataaaatctcagGAGGCAGTGAATATAATCGAGAAGCACAGCTGGGCGCTGTTTGGGGATGAGATGGGTGCCCTTGAGAGTGATGATCAGATGATAGACATCACCTTTGATAGCATCAAGAGGTTAGTGTTGGAAGCCGTCACTTTTGGTTCCTTCCTCTGGGATGTGGAAGGATATGTTGACAGTTTGTATAGGCTCAAGGAGAACAGTTCATAG